CCCTTGCGCGAACACCCCGAAGCCCGAAAGGAGCTCATGAACATCTACATCGACAAGTGCGCCGGCTTAGGTTTGCCCTTCAGTATCGTTTCCGGAACGGGCGAAGCGAGGAACCACGCCGCACATCGTGCCGTGAGGCACTTGTTCAAATAAATCGGAGCGAAAAGCGCGAACCGCAGTCCGAAAATTCGGTTACCTTTGCGCATATCTCAAAAGGGGTGCCGATTGCGGGCTGAGATCATACCCATTGAACCTGGGCGGGTTATGCCGCCAAGCGAAGGTTAATTTATAAAGCAACACCAGCGAGTCACCCCTTTCTCGTGATTAAATCTTTAATCATGAAGAAATTCTTATCGACTGCGGTGTTCCTGCTTTTCTGCGCGTATGGCACCGTAAGTCAGGAAGTCACCACCATTCAAGGACGCGTTATCGACGCACAAACCCGCGAAGGCTTGCCCTTTGCGCACATCGGCTTTGGAGGCCCCTCAATGCCTCCGGGGGTAAGCGCCGACAAGGAAGGTTATTTTGAGCTACAAATGACCTCAGAAGGGGTAGTGATATTCGACGTTTCCTTTGTAGGTTATCGGACTCAATCGGTTACGGTAAAGCTCGATGCACCATCTAAATCGGTCACGGTAGCCCTGGAACGCGAAGCCGAGGAGATCGCGGAAGTCGTGGTTCAGGCCCTACGGGCCGAAGAGGATGCTCCCGTTGCTTACGAGACCATAACACGCAAAGAACTCGAAGAGGTGAATTTGGGGCAAGACCTACCCATTCTGCTCGACCAGAGCACCGGGGTGGTCACCAGTTCCGATGCCGGAGCCGGCGTAGGGTACACCAATATGCGCATTCGTGGATCCGATCAAACCCGGATCAATGTAACGGTGAATGGTATTCCGATCAACGACTCCGAATCGCAGGGCGTTTTTTGGGTCAACATGCCCGACCTGAGCTCGAGTACTTCGAGCATACAGATTCAGCGCGGGGTTGGGACTTCAACCAATGGAGCGGCGGCCTTTGGTGCAACGGTCAACATGAATACCGACATGTTTAACACCGAAGCCTACGGAAACGTGACCCTTGCTGGTGGCTCGTTCAATACATTCAAGAGAAATTTGGAGTTTGGGACAGGTCTACTGGGCGATCGCTTCATCGTCGAAGGACGCATATCGCAAATCACCTCAGATGGTTACATCGATCGGGCGAGTAGTGATTTGCGCAGCTACTATTTGAGCGCAGGTATGTACAACGAGAATACCACTTTAAAATTCATCACCTTTTCGGGTCAAGAACGCACCTATCAGAGCTGGTGGGGCACGCCACAATCACGCCTCGAAGACGACTCGTCGGGCATGTACAACCACGCCGTGAACAACGGGCTCGACTCAGCCCAAACGCACAACTTGTTCAACAGTGGCCGCACCTATAACTACTACGAATACGACGATCAGGTCGACTATTACGGGCAGGATCACTACCAGCTTCACTGGGCTCAACGGATCAACGAAAATCTGAAGGCTACAGCTGCGCTTCACTACACTCGAGGATCGGGGTATTTTGAGGAGTTTCGAGGTCAGGATGATTTTGCGGCGTACGGACTTGCAAATCCTGCCGTAGGCAGCGATTCACTTACCCAAACCGACTTGGTTCGCCGCCGCTGGCTCGACAACGATTTTTACGGGGTCACGTTTTCTGCAGAACACAAGGGGCGCGATTTGAATGTAACCGTAGGTGGTGCCTGGAACCGATACGATGGGCTCCACTACGGTGAGTTGATTTGGATGCAGTACGCCTTTGACACGCCGAAGGATTTACGATACTACGAGGGCGATGCGGTGAAGACCGACATCAACATATACCTTAAGGGGAGCTATGACTGGAAATCGTTCCGCTTTTACGGAGATCTGCAGGTACGCGGCATTGACTATCGCACGGAGGGAACCGATAACGACCTGGTTAACTACGATGTAGACGCCGGTTTCAACTTTTTTAATCCGAAGGTGGGGGTGACTTATTTCATGGGGAATCGCCAGCAGGTGTACGGAAGTTTTGCCCGGGCCGGACGCGAACCCGTGCGGAGCGACTTTATCGATGCGCCAGCCGGACGCACACCGGTGGCGGAGGAGCTGAACAACTTTGAATTTGGGTACCGGTACACTGGAGCTAAGCTGGCCTTTGAGGCCAATGGATATTACATGGACTACACCAATCAATTGGTGGTAACAGGTGAGCTGAACGACGTGGGCGCTTCGGTGCGCACCAACGTGCCGGAGAGTTACCGGGCCGGAATCGAGCTGAACGCCACGTACAGCGTTGCCCGCAACTGGATCCTGGGCGGAAACTGGGCTTTGAGTCAGAACAAAATCGAGTCGTTTGAAGAGACCATCTACGACTATACGAACGGGTTCGACGTGATCGTGAACGAGTACGAAAACACCGACATCGCTTTGAGTCCGAATTCGGTCGGCGCGGTGTATGTGGAATACCAACCTGTAAATAGGGCCATGGTCCGACTTCAGGGTAAATATGTAGGCAAGCAATACCTCGATAACACCTCGAATGAGGACCGCACGATTGACGCATTCTTTGTGACTGATCTGGTAGCCGGCTACACCTTTGTTCCCGAGGGCATCGAGGGAATCGACGTACAACTGAAGGTGAATAACCTATTCAACACGCTGTACAGCTCCTTCGGATACACCTACAGCTACGTTTTCGGGGATATGATCACGGAGAACTTCTATTATCCGCAGGCGACGATTAACTTCTTGGGACAAGTGACGGTTCGATTGTAAATCGAAACA
This sequence is a window from Flavobacteriales bacterium. Protein-coding genes within it:
- a CDS encoding TonB-dependent receptor; translated protein: MKKFLSTAVFLLFCAYGTVSQEVTTIQGRVIDAQTREGLPFAHIGFGGPSMPPGVSADKEGYFELQMTSEGVVIFDVSFVGYRTQSVTVKLDAPSKSVTVALEREAEEIAEVVVQALRAEEDAPVAYETITRKELEEVNLGQDLPILLDQSTGVVTSSDAGAGVGYTNMRIRGSDQTRINVTVNGIPINDSESQGVFWVNMPDLSSSTSSIQIQRGVGTSTNGAAAFGATVNMNTDMFNTEAYGNVTLAGGSFNTFKRNLEFGTGLLGDRFIVEGRISQITSDGYIDRASSDLRSYYLSAGMYNENTTLKFITFSGQERTYQSWWGTPQSRLEDDSSGMYNHAVNNGLDSAQTHNLFNSGRTYNYYEYDDQVDYYGQDHYQLHWAQRINENLKATAALHYTRGSGYFEEFRGQDDFAAYGLANPAVGSDSLTQTDLVRRRWLDNDFYGVTFSAEHKGRDLNVTVGGAWNRYDGLHYGELIWMQYAFDTPKDLRYYEGDAVKTDINIYLKGSYDWKSFRFYGDLQVRGIDYRTEGTDNDLVNYDVDAGFNFFNPKVGVTYFMGNRQQVYGSFARAGREPVRSDFIDAPAGRTPVAEELNNFEFGYRYTGAKLAFEANGYYMDYTNQLVVTGELNDVGASVRTNVPESYRAGIELNATYSVARNWILGGNWALSQNKIESFEETIYDYTNGFDVIVNEYENTDIALSPNSVGAVYVEYQPVNRAMVRLQGKYVGKQYLDNTSNEDRTIDAFFVTDLVAGYTFVPEGIEGIDVQLKVNNLFNTLYSSFGYTYSYVFGDMITENFYYPQATINFLGQVTVRL